The region tttttactattttttctcagGAATTCTTAAAACAAAACTCatctttatttaaattttatttaaaattagaTGATTATTACGTTAAAAGAATTGCTGCTAGTTGTGGATCTTCagatgataaatattttatggaCAATATtgatttttgtaatatttggCACAGTATTcaggaaatattaaaatactCTAATCGGCAAAATTCGCAATCTATGAATTTTACTTATAACAAGGAATGAGACTATTTGTACTACTGGATATATGATAATGtaaatgataataatgaTACTAGAAATataattccttttatttaaGAAATAAGGAAATTATTTACTGGAAAAGGATATTGTAATATCAAAAGATATGTGTTTCTTGTAGAACAATTagaaaataagaatattttatatgaatttgttgaatattatgatTTAATAAAGGATAAATTGACTACTTCAGAGAATACTGAAAGAGATAAGTACTGCAAATATATgaaggttttttttaatttataaaaagatatggaacaaaataaaagcttATCACAGTGATATATAGAGgaaataaatcattttataGCAAAATGTTCTAAAAACATTGATGATTTAAATTACATAATTAGTAAATGCCCTCGGAAACGtctaaattatatatttacccataaatataaaatattttgtcgATCACAGCAAGGACAAATTATAGTAGATTTGAGTGATGCAGCTGAATCATGCAATACTGAAAATAACTTTATCCCACATTACAGTTTAAAAGAaaacgtatatttttttctatgaaaataatttataaaatagtTAATTAAATATTCTATGAGTTAttcaatataataaaaaagtttctaAATCCTAAtctaaataattaaattaattaatttttatttcgaaATTTCAGGACTTTATTCCAAATGATTCGAATTTAGAGAAAGCATATAATGAATTAGATGAAGATGATACAAATACTTATTACAAACCATactgaacaaaaataaaatctttTGAATGCCAAGATAAAGGGGATAGTAATATTTGTCATAAGCttataaagaatttaatacatttatcAGAAATACCGAAAAGCACAAAACGTGATGAACGTTGTTATTTAATAAAGCATTGGTTATATAGagaattaagaaaaatatttagtccTAACTTTAATGACGTTAGTAAAGATCGTGTTATTactaaaattaaagaagtatttttttatattaataacaaaTATTGATCCGAAAGTCCTCGTTACGGCTATTTTGATTATACTATGAACAAATAATGAGAAGAGGATAAACAACATCAtgattattttcaaatttatgataaaatCTCACATAATATTAAAACTAATAATAATAGTTGCGATGAATTTTTTGGATATCTTAGTTCtattaaagaaatatataaaaaaattataggaGAATGCTGTTATTGTTGTAAGAAGTAAAAAGTGCGGATATGTGTCCATGTTATTTCAAATATGTTAAGAAGTTTAAtccatttaatttatatttacagtTAAAATATACTGGAGAACATACTAAGGATTTTGAAAAGGTTGACAAACCAGTCGGGATTGATCACTAAGTAATAACTCAAAGTCAAAAATACGCATTATTAGCATATAAGTTAACATCTGATAGATTTTACATGATGACATTATATGTTTGGGGGGTGTTAGCAATATTTAcgacattttttgttttctaaaaagtaaataagaatggaaatgtgaatatatgcGAGTTACATGTGTTTGATGTTAACTCATATTACGTAAAAGCAtaaattatcaaataaatacattttacatatcaaatatattatattttagttTACACATCTTGGAAGTTTTATGCAtaaaagggaacaaataaTGGGAATGAAGTTAGAGAAGCTTATGAACAAGAATTAGTACAAAATAGTTTGAGAAATAATAATGTCAATATGAACCAAAGAAGAATACATTTGGCTTATTCGGCATGACATTGTTGCAAGTAATGGGAATGTATAGAATGAATATTTCTAGATAAAATACGTTCTAAAACATCGAAATTGAGCGTATTCAtccattatatataataagtgaaacaaaaaaaaatatatagcttaaaatatgaatttttattttttgtaaaataatttcttatttgccctttttttgtagtttttaattatttttttatccccaatgtttttgtattttttttgttcctctttttaGTGCAATCAAAAATTGAATTTAATTTACAATGTATagcatacataaataattttttttattgatataaaaaattattttgttattatttcaCTTAATacgtaataaaaatttgcgcATTAATTATTTCAAGATATTCTATTAAATTCATTGATTTGTGTAATAACCTTATTTATCATTTGGATAATGCTATAGGacttatgtaaaaatgtaaaaagtaaataaaataattatgaaaataattttgagtAGCAATTTACGCGAATATGTGAATAAGCATA is a window of Plasmodium cynomolgi strain B DNA, scaffold: 0104, whole genome shotgun sequence DNA encoding:
- a CDS encoding hypothetical protein (putative), producing KLFTGKGYCNIKRYVFLVEQLENKNILYEFVEYYDLIKDKLTTSENTERDKYCKYMKEINHFIAKCSKNIDDLNYIISKCPRKRLNYIFTHKYKIFCRSQQGQIIVDLSDAAESCNTENNFIPHYSLKENDFIPNDSNLEKAYNELDEDDTNTYYKPY